A single genomic interval of Megalobrama amblycephala isolate DHTTF-2021 linkage group LG17, ASM1881202v1, whole genome shotgun sequence harbors:
- the zp3f.1 gene encoding zona pellucida glycoprotein 3f, tandem duplicate 1 isoform X2, with product MQQHVVKMASFLMLVVFLSLVVFSVAQAVTVDCGKNSMSVRWTEANSQVDLSLLRLGGCSPTQVSVKPQGSEAIFYAEFGACDIRRMVTINELIYETEITSTTLSKAQPIYYPVACKHERPEDWVPPLYDPLLFHIHGQGDLTFRMALMKDDFSGVATTTTFSLGTTIPIAASVDQKTHQPLILLLNECVASTTPELGPDSQIYPLITNMGCLVDSKKTNSRFLPRNQLSEIRLSLQAFKFAIGQDVYLHCTLVAWDPRDLGSSKKACQYDRNSSRWVLFDDPSQSSLCSCCDTNCQGRRKREITADSFTSTSVLGPLVIIEN from the exons ATGCAACAGCATGTTGTCAAAATGGCTTCCTTTTTGATGCTTGTTGTGTTTTTAAGTCTGGTTGTTTTCTCAGTGGCACAAGCAG TTACTGTGGACTGTGGCAAAAACTCTATGTCTGTGCGATGGACTGAAGCAAACTCTCAAGTGGATCTGTCCCTTCTCCGCCTGGGTGGCTGTTCTCCAACCCAGGTTTCTGTAAAACCTCAAGGATCTGAGGCCATCTTCTATGCTGAGTTTGGGGCCTGTGATATTCGGAGGATG GTGACAATCAATGAGCTTATATATGAGACTGAGATCACTTCTACAACGTTGTCAAAAGCGCAACCAATTTATTACCCTGTGGCCTGTAAACATGAAAG GCCAGAAGACTGGGTGCCGCCTCTGTATGATCCACTGCTGTTTCATATACATGGCCAGGGAGATCTGACCTTTCGTATGGCTCTCATGAAGG ATGACTTCAGTGGTGTGGCCACTACCACAACGTTCTCACTAGGCACAACAATCCCAATTGCTGCTTCAGTTGACCAGAAGACCCATCAGCCATTAATACTGCTCCTAAATGAATGTGTGGCTTCCACAACACCAGAATTGGGTCCAGATTCTCAAATTTACCCACTCATTACCAATATGGG gtgtcTGGTAGACAGCAAAAAGACAAATTCCAGGTTTCTGCCAAGAAACCAGTTGTCAGAGATCAGGCTAAGTCTTCAAGCTTTCAAGTTTGCCATCGGACAAGAT GTGTACCTGCATTGCACGCTTGTGGCATGGGACCCAAGAGACCTGGGTAGTAGCAAGAAAGCTTGTCAGTATGACAGGAACAGCTCAAG ATGGGTGTTGTTTGATGATCCATCCCAGAGTTCTCTCTGCAGCTGCTGTGACACAAACTGTCAAGGAAGAAGGAAAAGAGAAATAACAGCAG ATTCCTTTACTTCAACTTCTGTGCTTGGGCCTCTTGTTATTATTGAAAACTAA
- the zp3f.1 gene encoding zona pellucida glycoprotein 3f, tandem duplicate 1 isoform X1: MQQHVVKMASFLMLVVFLSLVVFSVAQAAVTVDCGKNSMSVRWTEANSQVDLSLLRLGGCSPTQVSVKPQGSEAIFYAEFGACDIRRMVTINELIYETEITSTTLSKAQPIYYPVACKHERPEDWVPPLYDPLLFHIHGQGDLTFRMALMKDDFSGVATTTTFSLGTTIPIAASVDQKTHQPLILLLNECVASTTPELGPDSQIYPLITNMGCLVDSKKTNSRFLPRNQLSEIRLSLQAFKFAIGQDVYLHCTLVAWDPRDLGSSKKACQYDRNSSRWVLFDDPSQSSLCSCCDTNCQGRRKREITADSFTSTSVLGPLVIIEN; this comes from the exons ATGCAACAGCATGTTGTCAAAATGGCTTCCTTTTTGATGCTTGTTGTGTTTTTAAGTCTGGTTGTTTTCTCAGTGGCACAAGCAG CAGTTACTGTGGACTGTGGCAAAAACTCTATGTCTGTGCGATGGACTGAAGCAAACTCTCAAGTGGATCTGTCCCTTCTCCGCCTGGGTGGCTGTTCTCCAACCCAGGTTTCTGTAAAACCTCAAGGATCTGAGGCCATCTTCTATGCTGAGTTTGGGGCCTGTGATATTCGGAGGATG GTGACAATCAATGAGCTTATATATGAGACTGAGATCACTTCTACAACGTTGTCAAAAGCGCAACCAATTTATTACCCTGTGGCCTGTAAACATGAAAG GCCAGAAGACTGGGTGCCGCCTCTGTATGATCCACTGCTGTTTCATATACATGGCCAGGGAGATCTGACCTTTCGTATGGCTCTCATGAAGG ATGACTTCAGTGGTGTGGCCACTACCACAACGTTCTCACTAGGCACAACAATCCCAATTGCTGCTTCAGTTGACCAGAAGACCCATCAGCCATTAATACTGCTCCTAAATGAATGTGTGGCTTCCACAACACCAGAATTGGGTCCAGATTCTCAAATTTACCCACTCATTACCAATATGGG gtgtcTGGTAGACAGCAAAAAGACAAATTCCAGGTTTCTGCCAAGAAACCAGTTGTCAGAGATCAGGCTAAGTCTTCAAGCTTTCAAGTTTGCCATCGGACAAGAT GTGTACCTGCATTGCACGCTTGTGGCATGGGACCCAAGAGACCTGGGTAGTAGCAAGAAAGCTTGTCAGTATGACAGGAACAGCTCAAG ATGGGTGTTGTTTGATGATCCATCCCAGAGTTCTCTCTGCAGCTGCTGTGACACAAACTGTCAAGGAAGAAGGAAAAGAGAAATAACAGCAG ATTCCTTTACTTCAACTTCTGTGCTTGGGCCTCTTGTTATTATTGAAAACTAA
- the zp3f.2 gene encoding zona pellucida glycoprotein 3f, tandem duplicate 2 isoform X2, with product MTGNPARLFLGSCFPSQFLNASNGEAEAHFHYPLSRCEFRRTATWKYLVYENTLSYRPLPKPNPPSFTYPVTCVNDRPKGWTPAFQSLSTGVIQGHGELAFQMAILNHDFSGPAESSVFPLGSFVPIWAGVDQQGHQPLVLLLEECVASTTLEIYPDTLMYPIISNKGCLVDGQKSFSKFLPRSHSSSLLLHLQAFRFAVGQEVYIHCKLIAWDPDNLNDVKKACNYNKATGEWELLDDPFQSSLCQCCDSTCGVREKRDTDSAPQGLVLKSVLGPLRITEDSA from the exons ATGACTGGAAATCCTGCTCGTCTTTTCTTGGGTAGCTGCTTTCCTTCACAGTTCTTAAACGCGTCAAATGGAGAAGCAGAGGCACACTTTCACTATCCACTTAGTAGGTGTGAGTTTAGACGGACG GCTACATGGAAATACTTGGTGTACGAGAACACTCTAAGCTACAGGCCATTGCCAAAGCCCAACCCTCCTTCTTTCACTTATCCAGTCACATGTGTGAATGACAG GCCAAAGGGTTGGACTCCTGCCTTCCAGAGCCTTTCTACTGGTGTAATACAAGGTCATGGAGAACTGGCTTTTCAAATGGCAATTCTCAATC ATGATTTCAGTGGCCCTGCAGAATCCAGTGTCTTTCCACTGGGATCTTTTGTACCTATTTGGGCTGGTGTTGACCAGCAAGGCCATCAGCCACTGGTGTTGCTTTTGGAGGAATGCGTAGCCTCTACAACCCTTGAAATCTACCCGGATACGCTCATGTATCCAATCATCTCCAATAAAGG GTGTCTTGTGGATGGTCAGAAAAGTTTCTCCAAGTTTTTACCAAGATCTCACTCCTCCTCGCTCCTGCTTCACCTTCAAGCATTCAGATTCGCCGTGGGACAAGAG GTCTATATCCATTGCAAATTAATTGCATGGGACCCTGACAACCTCAATGATGTGAAGAAAGCCTGCAATTATAATAAAGCCACAGGAGA ATGGGAGCTTTTAGATGACCCTTTCCAGAGTTCTCTTTGTCAGTGCTGTGATTCAACATGTGGAGTTCGTGAAAAGAGGGACACGGATTCCG CTCCTCAAGGACTGGTACTAAAGTCTGTGTTAGGGCCTTTGAGAATCACTGAAGATTCAGCATGA
- the zp3f.2 gene encoding zona pellucida glycoprotein 3f, tandem duplicate 2 isoform X1, producing the protein MNYLCFFVFVVATALEKSEDSNPDIQVTCEEQSIHVKWKLDKSMTGNPARLFLGSCFPSQFLNASNGEAEAHFHYPLSRCEFRRTATWKYLVYENTLSYRPLPKPNPPSFTYPVTCVNDRPKGWTPAFQSLSTGVIQGHGELAFQMAILNHDFSGPAESSVFPLGSFVPIWAGVDQQGHQPLVLLLEECVASTTLEIYPDTLMYPIISNKGCLVDGQKSFSKFLPRSHSSSLLLHLQAFRFAVGQEVYIHCKLIAWDPDNLNDVKKACNYNKATGEWELLDDPFQSSLCQCCDSTCGVREKRDTDSAPQGLVLKSVLGPLRITEDSA; encoded by the exons ATGAATtacttgtgtttttttgtttttgtagttgCTACAGCACTTGAGAAGTCCGAAGATAGTAATCCTG ATATCCAAGTTACATGTGAGGAACAGTCTATTCATGTTAAGTGGAAACTGGACAAATCAATGACTGGAAATCCTGCTCGTCTTTTCTTGGGTAGCTGCTTTCCTTCACAGTTCTTAAACGCGTCAAATGGAGAAGCAGAGGCACACTTTCACTATCCACTTAGTAGGTGTGAGTTTAGACGGACG GCTACATGGAAATACTTGGTGTACGAGAACACTCTAAGCTACAGGCCATTGCCAAAGCCCAACCCTCCTTCTTTCACTTATCCAGTCACATGTGTGAATGACAG GCCAAAGGGTTGGACTCCTGCCTTCCAGAGCCTTTCTACTGGTGTAATACAAGGTCATGGAGAACTGGCTTTTCAAATGGCAATTCTCAATC ATGATTTCAGTGGCCCTGCAGAATCCAGTGTCTTTCCACTGGGATCTTTTGTACCTATTTGGGCTGGTGTTGACCAGCAAGGCCATCAGCCACTGGTGTTGCTTTTGGAGGAATGCGTAGCCTCTACAACCCTTGAAATCTACCCGGATACGCTCATGTATCCAATCATCTCCAATAAAGG GTGTCTTGTGGATGGTCAGAAAAGTTTCTCCAAGTTTTTACCAAGATCTCACTCCTCCTCGCTCCTGCTTCACCTTCAAGCATTCAGATTCGCCGTGGGACAAGAG GTCTATATCCATTGCAAATTAATTGCATGGGACCCTGACAACCTCAATGATGTGAAGAAAGCCTGCAATTATAATAAAGCCACAGGAGA ATGGGAGCTTTTAGATGACCCTTTCCAGAGTTCTCTTTGTCAGTGCTGTGATTCAACATGTGGAGTTCGTGAAAAGAGGGACACGGATTCCG CTCCTCAAGGACTGGTACTAAAGTCTGTGTTAGGGCCTTTGAGAATCACTGAAGATTCAGCATGA
- the nedd8l gene encoding NEDD8 ubiquitin like modifier, like, with the protein MLIKVKTLTGKEIEIDIEPTDKVERIKERVEEKEGIPPQQQRLIYSGKQMNDEKTAADYKIQGGSVLHLVLALRGGENLHNHPVSFL; encoded by the exons ATGTTGATTAAAGTTAAG ACTCTCACAGGCAAAGAAATAGAAATTGACATCGAGCCTACAGACAAG GTGGAAAGAATCAAAGAAAGGGTGGAAGAAAAGGAAGGGATCCCACCACAACAGCAAAGACTCATTTACAGCGGAAAACAAAT GAATGATGAGAAGACTGCTGCTGACTACAAGATTCAGGGAGGATCTGTCCTGCATTTAGTTCTGGCTCTCCGAGGAGGGGAAAACCTGCACAATCACCCAGTGTCTTTCCTCTAA